The Bremerella cremea sequence GGGGACGATCAGCGGGGCGTTGATTTTGCAGAAGTACAACTTCACCCAAGAGGTATTGCTTCCGTCGCTGGCGTCGGTGAAAGCGGCGACGATTTTAATTCTTTACTTGTGGCTGCTGGGGAGCTTATTGGGAATTTGGGCCCGGACCGGGACTGCTCAGGCATTTGCCGAGTGGACCACCAAGCATTTTGTCCGTGGGCCACGTTCGGCCAAGCTGGTGGCGTGGCTATTGGGCGTGTTGTTTTTTCAGGGGGGAACGATCAGCACCGTGCTGGTCGGTACCGCTGTGCGTCCGATTTCCGATCAAGAACGCGTCAGCCACGAAGAACTCTCGTACATCGTTGACTCGACTGCCTCGCCAATTGCGGTGCTGATCGCCTTTAATGCGTGGCCGACTTACATTCAAAGTTTGATTTATGTGCCTGGGATTGCCTACTTGGCGACCGAGGACGATCGGCTGTCGTTCTTTTTCTCATCGTTGCCACTCAGCTTTTATGCCATCTTTGCCGTGCTAAGCACTTTTTTGCTTTCGCTCGACATGGCTCCTTTGCTCGGCAAGCGGTTTCGGACGGCGATCGAGCGGGCCCGCACCACGGGTAAGCTCGATCGGCCGGGCAGCGAACCGTTGGCCTTTGTGGAACCGGCTTCCCAGAAAGTTGCCGTTCACTACAAGCCGCATGCGTTCGACTTTATCGTGCCACTGCTTTTGCTGACCGGAATTGCTGTGGGCAGCTACTACCTTTACGGCAAACCCCAGGTTGAATTGGCTTTTTCGTCCGCTTTGCTGGTGGCTGGCAGTATCGCGATGATTCGCGGGATGTCGCTGCAAGATTTGATGGCCGGGGTCGGTTCCGGAATGCAAAGCGTGGTGTTTGCCTCGGTAATTTTGATGCTGGCGGTCACCTTAGGCGGCATGACCCAGGCCATTGGCGGCGGAACCTATCTGGTCGAGCAGTTAGGCAATTCGATTCCTTACTGGGCCCTGCCCACGATATTGTTTTTGCTGGCCATTATTATTTCGTTTTCGACGGGAACCAGCTTCGGCACTTTTGCTGTGACGTTTCCGCTGGCGATGCCCCTGGCTGCTTCGGTCGCTGGCATGCAGGGACTCGACAACGAATCGCTTTATGTGGCAATTTGCTTTGCTTGTGTGCTTAACGGAAGTGTGTTTGGCGACCAGTGCTCGCCCATTTCCGATACCACAGTCCTCAGCGCGATGACCTCGGGAGCCGACCTGATGGATCACGTGCTGACACAAATTGTGCCGGCCTCGTTCGCGGCCCTGCTGGCGGTTGTTGGCTGGACAGCGATGACCTTGTTTTTCTGCTAATAAGAATTGGTATTGCTTCCTTGGAATTGAAGAATATACGCATGACAAATTACTTCCAAACGCTTCTCCCGCGTCGCCGGGCTATTGTTTCGCTCTCGCTGGTTTGCCTCACACTGCTGATCATTCCGGTGGCGACCTTGGCCCAGGAAGCCAACCCTCGTCCGCCCCGCGAGCCCGTGAAAGTAGCCACCGGCAAGCAAGGGGTGGTGGTCACCGATACCCCGTTTGCCTCGGAAGTTGGCCGCGACATCTTGGCCAAAGGGGGCAACGCGGTCGACGCGGCGGTGGCGGTATCGATTGCCTTGCAGGTCAGTTGGCCCGAAGCTGGCAACATCGGGGGTGGCGGTTTCATGATGATCGCGCAGCCGGATGAAGAAGTGGTTTGCGTCAGCTACCGCGAGAAAGCCCCGGCTGCCGTCGACGAGTACAGCTTCGATAAGTGGACCGACGAGCATCACGTCTTCATGGCAGGCGTTCCGGGAACGGTTCGCGGCTTGGCCTTGGCTCACGAAAAATATGGCAAGCTGCCATGGAAAGATCTGATCGAGCCGTCGATCGTCGCCTCGCGCGATGGTTTGAAAGTAGATGGCTACCTGGCCTACTCGCTGAACTCGGTATTGCTGCAAGATTACATTCAAAAAGGGGAACGCTTCGCCGAGTTGCGGCGGGTTTATGGCCATCCGGAAGGGCGACCTTGGCGGGCAGGCGATACGCTGGTACAGCCAGACCTGGCGGTCTCGTTGACTTTGATCGCCGAAGAAGGTCCGAAAGCTTTTTACGAAGGGCCCATCGCCGATAAGATCGTTGAAGAGATGAAACGTGGCGGCGGGGTGATGACCAAGCAAGACCTGAAAGATTACACCGCCAAGGTGCAAACGCCCGTCAAGGCCGATTTCGGGCCTTACACCATTTACGGCGCCGCGCCTCCTTCTTCCGGCGGCACCACGGTTTTGATTCAGATGCAGATCATCGAAGCCCTCGACTTTCCGACCGACCAAAAAGAGTATTGGACCGCCCAACAAGTTCATTTGCTGACCGAAGCCATTCGACGTGGCTTCCGCGAACGAGCGGCTTGGTTAGGCGATCCTGATTACGTTACGATTCCCGAGCATTTGCTCACCAAAGAGCACGCCAAGAAACTGGCCGAAACGATCGACCCTTACAAAGCGACCCCCAGCACCGAGATCGCCGGGGACATCAAGTTGACCGATGGCCCATACGAAAGCCCGCAGACGACCCACTTTTCAGTGATCGACAAAGATGGCGTGGCGGTCAGCAGCACCTACACCTTGGAAGGGACGTTCGGCTGCCGGATTGTGGTGCCGGGAACGGGCTTTCTGCTGAACAACGAAATGGGGGATTTCAACTGGTACCCTGGTTACACCAACCACGAAGGGAAGATCGGTACCAAGCCTAATCGCCTGGCCCCTGGCAAGCGGATGCTGAGTTCGATGTCGCCGACCATCGTTCTGCAAGATGGCAAGCCCAAGCTGTTGATCGGCAGCCCTGGCGGACGAACGATTATCAACACCGTGACCGAAATCTTGGTGCAAACGTTGGTCTTAAATCGTTCGCTGGAAGAAGCGATCGATGGCCCCCGTTTCCATCACCAGTGGTTCCCCGATGAGATTCGGTTCGAGAAGCTCGACGATGGCGTCTTTACCAAGATCATTCCCGACCTAGAGGCCCGTGGCTACAAGGTCGATCCTGGTCGCGGTCGCCAGGGATGTGCCCAGGGAATTATTGTTGATACGGAAACTGGGGTCGCCAAAGGAGTTGGGGATTGGCGTCGCGGCAGCTCGGCTTTGGCGGTTGAATAGCAAAAGACCGGGAAAAAGTAGCCGACAGCCCCCCAACTAGCGCCGCAATCATGGGCCAAGGGGTGTATACTAGGCATTGATCGGCCTGAATAAACCGTTGCCATGCTCTCGCTTTTGTTGAGCATGGCGACTCAGGCGGTTCGTTTAGCCGAGGCAATCCACTAGCAAGCGTCGCGTGTCATGTTGAGGGACGCAGACGTCCTTAGTTTGGTAAACACCTGGGGGCAATCATGCCTCTACGAGCCTTTGATTTTGTGGGAACGGAGAGGATGTCGAACCATCGTCCGCGCTATTTCCTGATTGGCACGCTGGCATTCGTGGCAACTGGCCTGCTTAGCAGCATGCTTTTAGCCCAAGGGGGAACGCCCTATTTTTATCCTCCTTCGCAAACCATGCACACGTGGAAAGGCAAAGGAGGAAGCCTCGTCTTCTCGGGCCGAGCGGTCGAGCGCAAAGGGGATTTCATTTCGTTCAAGACGTCGAAGAATATTGAAATCACGTTGCCGCTGAAATATCTGAGCCAAGATGACCACGACTATCTGAATCATCTGGCCGGAAATGGCCCCGCTCCGGCCGCCACAAGTCGGCCTTCTGATAGCCAGCCTGCTCCGGCAGGGATGACGCCGGTGGGCATGACCCCCGTGGAAGAGAACGACGGCGAAGCACCGCCCGCCGATTTCTTCGGACCTTCGCCTGGCCCTGCCACTGGCGGCGAAGATCCTTTCAGTGAGAATCCTTTTCAAGAGGTGCCGGCCGACTCAGCAACTGGCAGCCCAGGGCAACTTTACAAGCAAGGGGACGAGATCGAGATTGTCGACGACGGTACCTGGTACTCCGGAACTATCCTGGCAGTTCGCCCGGCGGATAACACCTATTACGTGAGATTCAGCAAGTCCGATATTCCTTTCTCAAGGTGGGTCTCTGCCCAGGATCTTCGTCTACCTGGCGGAGCACAGCCGAGCGACATGCCCAGTCAGCCGTTGGCGGAAGATCCTTTTACCGAGAAGAAACCAACCTCGGTGACCACTCAAGAGGTGATGGTCGACTCGCAATTGGCGGTTGGTTATATGATTGGAGCGGTGAAAAAGGGAGACACGATCCGGCTGAGCTACATCAGTGGCAAATGGAAAGCCTGGGGACGCTTGGCTTCGGAATCGCCCGATGCAGAATACATTGGTGGCGGTGAGAAATGCCGCTTGGCCCTCAGTGCGCTGGAAAATCAATCGGAAATCGTCAAGCTGGCGGTTGTACCCGGTATGACCGACATTCGGCCATTCACTTGGACCGCGGACAAAGACTATCCGACCGTCTTTCTGCAAATTAACGACACCGACGGTGACTTTTCCAGCAACCCACCTAGCGATGTGAAGTATTCGCTTTCGATTGAAAAACCGCTGGAATAGCTCGTTGCTCTTTGGCTGACCTGCACCAATAAAGAAACCGGCCCTGCCCAGAATAGACGCCGGTTTCGGTTGGGGCTTTCGCCCAGTTTCTAACGACGACAACGCCGCCAAGCTAACAGGGGCGCCCCATAGAAGCCCCCGATTCGTGCCAGGCCTCAATAGTGCTTAGTGGTCGTGTCCGTGATCATGGTCGTGATCATGATCATGCTTGACATTTCCACGGAACTGTTTGCCTGCGATGGTGACAACCAACACGGTTTCGGCTCCATCTTCGTCAAACGCTTCGGCCAAGTCCGTTTCGCTGGAGGTGAACTTCGCGGCTTTGCCATCGGCGGCATCAGCGGCAGCAAGCTTGAATTGGGCCGCTTCGTCGCCAGCTTTGACGTTGAGCGTCAACTCTTCGGCTTCAATGGCCACCGGCTCTTTCCCGGCTGCGTCTAACAGGTAAATAGTGACCGTTCCGGCCTCGTCGTCGTGTACGAGTTCGGCGTGGTACTCTTCTTCGCCCAGCTCGATCAGCGTGCCATGGTGGGGGCCTTCCGACGCGTGATCGTGCCCTTCTTCGCTGACGTCGTGATCGTCGGTTTTCGAGGGGGAACCGCCACAGCCGGTCAGGCCAATCGTAACAACGCCCGCCAAAAGCAGGTGCGAGAGCAAGGTAATTTGTCGCATGATTTCGAATTCCTTTGCGTAGGATACTTGGTATGAGCCTTACGAGTGAGCGAGATCGACGACTCCGAGCGATCTCGCGTAACGAAAATGGTTGTTTCTAGTTGGCTGCCGGGGACAAGCCATCCGCCGAGTGAGCTTCCGCTTCTTCGACGAGTTCGATTTGACGGTCTTGCCGTTCAACCACCTGACGCCCGGCGCCGGTTCCGATCGTCCAGAACAATGCTGGCCGCACGAGGAACTCGAGCAGCGTACTGGTAATCAGCCCACCAATGATGACGGTTGCCACCGGGTAAAGGATTTCTTTTCCTGGTTCTCCGGCAGCCATGGCCAGCGGAACCAGGCCAATGCCCGAGGTCAAAGCGGTCATCAAGACTGGGGCTAAACGGTCTTTGCCCGCCCGAATAATCATCGCTTGCGACCAGGTTTCCCCTTCGTACTTCACCAGGTGCAAGTAATGGTTAATCAGCAAAATTCCATTGCGCGAAGCAATCCCGCAGAGCGAGATGAACCCGACCATACTGGCCACGGTAAGCGTTTGCTGCGTGAGATACAACGCGGCGACCGAGCCAATGAAAGCCATCGGCAGGGCGATCATCACTTGCAGTGAAAGGTTGACCGAACCGAACA is a genomic window containing:
- a CDS encoding Na+/H+ antiporter NhaC family protein is translated as MNSSDPNNTELDDVVVDTSGALTPVRNRIAFFSLLGVILAISALVGLFVTPTWVVKQFRVDSSTVEEPEKVVAADQSGLTPADIENYQKDGTEPKELKVLVREKDAEGETIFAQVTASKHYGLWSLFPALVAIASCWVFREPLTALLLGTISGALILQKYNFTQEVLLPSLASVKAATILILYLWLLGSLLGIWARTGTAQAFAEWTTKHFVRGPRSAKLVAWLLGVLFFQGGTISTVLVGTAVRPISDQERVSHEELSYIVDSTASPIAVLIAFNAWPTYIQSLIYVPGIAYLATEDDRLSFFFSSLPLSFYAIFAVLSTFLLSLDMAPLLGKRFRTAIERARTTGKLDRPGSEPLAFVEPASQKVAVHYKPHAFDFIVPLLLLTGIAVGSYYLYGKPQVELAFSSALLVAGSIAMIRGMSLQDLMAGVGSGMQSVVFASVILMLAVTLGGMTQAIGGGTYLVEQLGNSIPYWALPTILFLLAIIISFSTGTSFGTFAVTFPLAMPLAASVAGMQGLDNESLYVAICFACVLNGSVFGDQCSPISDTTVLSAMTSGADLMDHVLTQIVPASFAALLAVVGWTAMTLFFC
- the ggt gene encoding gamma-glutamyltransferase, translating into MTNYFQTLLPRRRAIVSLSLVCLTLLIIPVATLAQEANPRPPREPVKVATGKQGVVVTDTPFASEVGRDILAKGGNAVDAAVAVSIALQVSWPEAGNIGGGGFMMIAQPDEEVVCVSYREKAPAAVDEYSFDKWTDEHHVFMAGVPGTVRGLALAHEKYGKLPWKDLIEPSIVASRDGLKVDGYLAYSLNSVLLQDYIQKGERFAELRRVYGHPEGRPWRAGDTLVQPDLAVSLTLIAEEGPKAFYEGPIADKIVEEMKRGGGVMTKQDLKDYTAKVQTPVKADFGPYTIYGAAPPSSGGTTVLIQMQIIEALDFPTDQKEYWTAQQVHLLTEAIRRGFRERAAWLGDPDYVTIPEHLLTKEHAKKLAETIDPYKATPSTEIAGDIKLTDGPYESPQTTHFSVIDKDGVAVSSTYTLEGTFGCRIVVPGTGFLLNNEMGDFNWYPGYTNHEGKIGTKPNRLAPGKRMLSSMSPTIVLQDGKPKLLIGSPGGRTIINTVTEILVQTLVLNRSLEEAIDGPRFHHQWFPDEIRFEKLDDGVFTKIIPDLEARGYKVDPGRGRQGCAQGIIVDTETGVAKGVGDWRRGSSALAVE
- a CDS encoding tudor domain-containing protein: MSNHRPRYFLIGTLAFVATGLLSSMLLAQGGTPYFYPPSQTMHTWKGKGGSLVFSGRAVERKGDFISFKTSKNIEITLPLKYLSQDDHDYLNHLAGNGPAPAATSRPSDSQPAPAGMTPVGMTPVEENDGEAPPADFFGPSPGPATGGEDPFSENPFQEVPADSATGSPGQLYKQGDEIEIVDDGTWYSGTILAVRPADNTYYVRFSKSDIPFSRWVSAQDLRLPGGAQPSDMPSQPLAEDPFTEKKPTSVTTQEVMVDSQLAVGYMIGAVKKGDTIRLSYISGKWKAWGRLASESPDAEYIGGGEKCRLALSALENQSEIVKLAVVPGMTDIRPFTWTADKDYPTVFLQINDTDGDFSSNPPSDVKYSLSIEKPLE